Proteins encoded together in one Flavobacterium keumense window:
- a CDS encoding ferredoxin, producing the protein MVIVTLQREKCIGCNYCVEMAPAQFQMSKKDGKSVLIKSVNAKGFYTLKSPDHTIVETCELAEKACPVKIISVKEV; encoded by the coding sequence ATGGTCATTGTTACGCTTCAAAGAGAGAAATGCATTGGTTGCAACTACTGTGTAGAAATGGCGCCAGCACAATTTCAAATGTCTAAAAAAGATGGTAAATCGGTTTTGATCAAATCCGTTAACGCCAAGGGTTTTTACACCTTAAAATCGCCTGATCATACCATTGTTGAAACTTGTGAACTCGCTGAAAAAGCCTGTCCCGTAAAAATAATTTCAGTAAAAGAGGTTTAA
- a CDS encoding peptidase U32 family protein, translating into MTASGKIELMAPAGNFESLQAALDNGCDSVYFGVEQLNMRARATVNFVLDDLPEIARRCQEKNVRTYLTLNTIIYDHDLSIVKTLLSKAKEAGITAVIASDQAVIMAARTIGMEVHISTQLNVTNIETVKFYALFADTIVLSRELSLRQVKKITDEIEKEQIKGPSGNLVEIEIFGHGALCMAVSGKCYLSLHSHNSSANRGACKQNCRKKYTVIDQESGFEIEIDNEYMMSPKDLCTLDFLDQVIDSGIKVLKIEGRGRAADYVATVIKTYREAIDSYYEGTFTKEKINTWMASLATVYNRGFWSGYYLGQKLGEWSDNPGSSATQKKVYVGKGMHYFVKSSIAEFKIEAYDIKKGDKILITGPSTGAQELILEDFFVNDATSEKATKGDSCTFKVPFRIRLSDKLYKIVEN; encoded by the coding sequence ATGACGGCTTCAGGAAAAATAGAATTAATGGCTCCTGCGGGGAATTTCGAATCCCTACAAGCCGCATTAGATAATGGTTGTGATTCGGTATATTTTGGGGTAGAGCAATTAAACATGCGCGCGCGTGCGACTGTGAATTTTGTGTTAGACGATTTACCAGAAATTGCGCGTCGATGCCAAGAGAAAAACGTTAGAACCTATTTAACCTTAAACACCATTATTTACGATCACGATTTATCGATTGTAAAAACGCTTTTGTCCAAAGCAAAAGAAGCGGGTATTACAGCAGTGATTGCCTCAGATCAAGCAGTGATAATGGCTGCAAGAACCATTGGGATGGAAGTTCATATTTCGACTCAATTGAATGTGACCAATATTGAAACGGTAAAATTTTATGCCCTATTTGCTGATACTATTGTGTTATCTCGTGAACTAAGCTTACGTCAAGTAAAAAAAATAACAGACGAAATCGAAAAAGAACAAATCAAAGGGCCGAGTGGAAATTTAGTAGAAATAGAAATTTTTGGTCACGGTGCTTTATGTATGGCGGTTTCGGGCAAATGTTATTTGAGTTTACATTCGCACAATTCATCAGCCAATCGCGGGGCTTGTAAACAAAATTGTCGAAAAAAATATACCGTAATCGACCAAGAATCAGGTTTTGAGATTGAAATTGACAATGAATACATGATGTCGCCCAAAGATTTATGCACTTTAGATTTTTTAGACCAAGTCATTGACTCAGGCATTAAAGTGTTAAAAATAGAAGGACGAGGTCGTGCGGCTGATTATGTCGCTACTGTTATCAAAACCTATCGTGAAGCTATTGATTCGTATTATGAAGGTACGTTTACCAAAGAAAAAATCAACACATGGATGGCAAGTTTAGCAACGGTATACAATCGTGGATTTTGGAGTGGGTATTATCTAGGGCAAAAACTTGGCGAATGGTCAGATAACCCGGGATCAAGTGCCACACAAAAGAAAGTTTACGTTGGAAAAGGAATGCACTATTTTGTAAAATCAAGCATAGCCGAATTCAAAATTGAGGCCTATGATATCAAAAAGGGTGATAAAATTTTAATTACGGGTCCTTCAACTGGAGCTCAAGAATTAATTTTAGAAGATTTTTTCGTAAATGATGCTACTTCTGAAAAAGCAACCAAAGGAGATAGTTGTACTTTTAAAGTGCCTTTCCGTATTCGTTTGTCTGACAAACTCTATAAAATAGTAGAAAACTAA
- a CDS encoding rhodanese-related sulfurtransferase translates to MQLYNTLSAEERAELIDQAGKQRLTLSFYAYAKIEDPKKFRDDLFIAWNALDALGRTYVAKEGINAQMSVPAENFEAFRETLEAYDFMRGIRLNVAVEHDDHSFLKLTVKVRDKIVADGLNDETFDVTNIGVHLKAKEFNQIIEDPNTIVVDFRNHYESEIGHFKGAITPDVETFRESLPIINEQLKDFKEDKNLVMYCTGGIRCEKASAYFKHQGFKNVYQLEGGIINYAKQIKEEGLESKFIGKNFVFDHRLGERITDDIVSQCHQCGNPCDNHTNCANDGCHLLFIQCDECKTAMENCCSTECQETIHLPVEEQIKLRRGKQVGNKVFRKGKSEKLKFKHSGALSDTALATASKTTDIRQKIKVKKVLLGKVEHYYVKAQVGLFIIENSELKLGNKILISGPTTGNQELILEKMLVNGSENSTAKVGDKVTFEVPFRVRKSDKLFKIIN, encoded by the coding sequence ATGCAACTGTACAACACCTTAAGCGCAGAAGAAAGAGCCGAGCTAATTGATCAAGCCGGAAAACAAAGACTTACTTTGTCTTTCTATGCCTATGCCAAAATTGAAGACCCTAAAAAATTTAGAGACGATTTATTCATTGCTTGGAATGCCCTTGACGCCCTTGGTCGCACCTATGTGGCCAAAGAAGGAATCAACGCTCAAATGAGTGTTCCAGCCGAGAATTTTGAAGCCTTTCGTGAAACCTTAGAAGCCTATGATTTTATGCGTGGCATTCGTTTGAATGTGGCGGTAGAACATGACGATCATTCGTTTTTAAAATTGACCGTAAAAGTTCGTGATAAAATTGTAGCTGACGGATTGAACGACGAGACTTTTGATGTGACTAATATTGGCGTACACTTGAAAGCGAAAGAATTTAACCAAATAATAGAAGACCCGAACACCATTGTAGTCGATTTTAGAAATCATTACGAAAGTGAAATTGGGCATTTTAAAGGCGCCATCACACCTGACGTGGAAACTTTTAGAGAAAGCTTACCCATTATCAACGAGCAGTTAAAAGATTTTAAAGAAGATAAAAACTTGGTGATGTACTGTACAGGCGGTATTCGTTGCGAAAAAGCATCGGCATACTTCAAGCACCAAGGTTTTAAAAATGTGTACCAATTAGAAGGTGGGATTATCAATTATGCCAAACAAATCAAAGAAGAAGGTTTAGAAAGTAAATTTATTGGAAAAAACTTTGTATTTGACCACCGCTTAGGCGAAAGAATTACAGACGATATCGTTTCGCAATGCCATCAATGTGGAAACCCGTGCGATAATCACACCAATTGCGCTAATGACGGTTGCCATTTATTATTCATTCAATGTGACGAATGCAAAACCGCAATGGAAAATTGTTGTTCTACCGAATGTCAAGAAACGATTCACCTTCCAGTTGAAGAACAAATAAAACTTCGCAGAGGAAAACAAGTTGGCAATAAAGTGTTTAGAAAAGGAAAATCAGAAAAATTAAAATTCAAACATTCGGGCGCGCTTTCGGATACTGCTTTGGCCACAGCCTCAAAGACAACTGATATTCGTCAAAAAATAAAAGTAAAAAAAGTTCTTTTAGGCAAAGTAGAACATTATTATGTTAAAGCACAAGTAGGTCTTTTTATCATTGAAAATAGCGAATTAAAACTTGGAAATAAAATTCTAATATCTGGTCCAACCACAGGAAATCAAGAATTGATTTTAGAAAAAATGTTAGTGAATGGCTCGGAAAATTCAACTGCAAAAGTTGGTGATAAAGTAACATTTGAAGTGCCTTTTCGAGTGCGAAAATCCGATAAATTATTTAAAATAATCAACTAA
- a CDS encoding BrxA/BrxB family bacilliredoxin, with the protein MYPEEMVRPMKAELVDAGFQDLHTAEAVENAIKAAGTTLVVVNSVCGCAARNARPGAKMSLEGAKKPDHLVTVFAGVDKEAVDAARQHMFPFPPSSPSMALFKDGELVHMLERHHIEGRPAELIAENLQDAYAEFC; encoded by the coding sequence ATGTATCCAGAAGAAATGGTAAGACCAATGAAAGCGGAATTAGTTGACGCTGGTTTTCAAGATTTACATACTGCTGAGGCTGTAGAAAACGCCATCAAAGCAGCAGGAACCACTTTAGTAGTAGTGAATTCTGTTTGTGGTTGTGCTGCAAGAAACGCACGTCCAGGAGCAAAAATGAGTTTAGAAGGCGCCAAAAAACCCGATCATTTAGTAACGGTTTTTGCAGGTGTGGACAAAGAAGCCGTTGATGCTGCACGTCAACACATGTTCCCTTTCCCTCCTTCTTCGCCAAGTATGGCTTTGTTCAAAGACGGTGAATTGGTTCACATGTTAGAGCGTCACCATATTGAAGGTCGTCCAGCCGAATTAATTGCTGAAAACTTACAAGACGCTTACGCTGAATTTTGTTAG
- a CDS encoding lycopene cyclase family protein: MKQYDYIFTGAGLSALMTVYKMVVSGKFQNKRILLLDENAKQTNDRTWCFWTREATLWDSAVSKKWDSALFANVHFQRKLELHPYQYNKIQGLDFYNQVFELIATGKNIDFVQEKVLEIEESESIVLVKTETQSFSCSQLFNSIYNPSLVINQSKYPLLQQHFVGWFIQTEVPVFNPEQATFMDFSVAQKGNTRFMYVLPTSETEALLEYTLFSKDLLSKKEYETEIESYIQKLGIQNYQIVEKEAGTIPMTCYPFWKHNTQNVINIGTAGGWTKASTGFTFKNADKKSTELVSFLEAQTNFRKFHKKSKFWWYDLLLLDILDQKNETGSAIFSALFKKGNPPLIFKFLDDETSFWEDLQVIWKCPKGLFIEALLKRLFHF; encoded by the coding sequence ATGAAGCAATACGACTACATTTTTACAGGTGCGGGCCTATCCGCTTTGATGACAGTATATAAAATGGTCGTGTCAGGAAAATTTCAAAACAAACGCATTTTGCTTTTGGATGAAAATGCCAAACAAACCAACGACCGAACTTGGTGTTTTTGGACAAGAGAAGCAACACTTTGGGATTCGGCTGTTTCTAAAAAATGGGATTCGGCTTTATTTGCTAATGTTCATTTTCAAAGGAAATTAGAGTTACATCCTTACCAATACAATAAAATTCAGGGATTGGATTTTTACAATCAAGTGTTCGAATTGATTGCAACGGGAAAAAATATTGATTTTGTCCAAGAAAAAGTACTCGAAATTGAAGAATCAGAAAGCATAGTTTTGGTGAAAACCGAAACCCAAAGTTTTTCGTGTAGCCAACTTTTTAATTCGATTTACAACCCTTCTCTGGTAATCAATCAGTCTAAATACCCCTTGTTGCAACAGCATTTTGTGGGTTGGTTTATCCAAACCGAAGTACCTGTTTTCAATCCGGAACAAGCTACTTTTATGGATTTTTCGGTAGCGCAAAAAGGCAACACTCGATTTATGTACGTTTTGCCCACTTCAGAAACTGAAGCCTTGTTGGAATATACTTTGTTTTCAAAAGACTTGCTTTCAAAAAAAGAATATGAAACCGAAATCGAAAGTTACATTCAAAAATTAGGTATTCAAAACTATCAAATTGTCGAAAAAGAAGCTGGAACCATTCCCATGACCTGCTATCCTTTTTGGAAACACAACACTCAAAATGTAATCAATATTGGTACTGCAGGAGGTTGGACCAAAGCGAGTACGGGTTTTACCTTCAAAAATGCAGACAAAAAATCAACTGAATTAGTTTCATTTTTAGAAGCTCAAACCAATTTTAGGAAGTTTCATAAAAAGAGTAAATTCTGGTGGTACGATTTACTGCTCTTAGACATTTTGGATCAAAAAAATGAAACGGGATCTGCTATTTTTTCTGCCCTTTTCAAAAAAGGGAATCCGCCACTTATCTTCAAATTTTTAGATGACGAAACTTCGTTTTGGGAAGATTTGCAAGTCATTTGGAAATGCCCAAAAGGACTTTTTATTGAGGCTTTGCTAAAAAGGCTATTTCATTTTTAA
- a CDS encoding ZIP family metal transporter, translated as MIQTVINYFESIDPVLAALYATLFTWFLTALGASFVFFFKTMNRMVLDGMLGFTGGVMVAASFWSLLAPAIDMSEGEGFLKVVPASLGFFLGALFIFGLDKILPHLHINFQETEGVKSPWQRTTLLVLAITLHNIPEGLAVGVLFGGVAAGIPEASIAGALTLAIGIGIQNFPEGIAVSMPLRRMGMSRRKSFMYGQASALVEPVAGVLGAIAVTFFTPLLPYALAFAAGAMIFVVVEEVIPETQQDKNTDIATLGFIGGFIVMMMLDVALG; from the coding sequence ATGATTCAAACGGTTATAAATTACTTCGAGAGTATTGACCCTGTTTTGGCGGCTTTGTATGCTACTCTTTTTACTTGGTTTCTAACTGCTTTAGGAGCTTCGTTCGTTTTCTTTTTTAAAACTATGAATAGAATGGTTTTAGACGGTATGCTTGGTTTTACGGGAGGAGTTATGGTAGCAGCTAGTTTTTGGAGTTTATTAGCACCAGCTATTGATATGAGTGAAGGAGAAGGGTTTCTTAAAGTAGTACCCGCTTCATTAGGTTTTTTCTTAGGGGCATTATTTATTTTTGGGTTAGATAAAATTTTGCCTCATCTACATATTAATTTTCAGGAAACAGAAGGAGTTAAATCACCTTGGCAAAGAACCACATTATTAGTATTAGCTATTACCTTGCATAATATACCCGAAGGCTTAGCAGTAGGAGTTTTATTTGGGGGGGTAGCAGCTGGAATCCCAGAGGCATCAATTGCAGGAGCATTGACTTTAGCTATTGGTATCGGAATTCAAAATTTTCCTGAAGGAATTGCTGTTTCAATGCCGTTACGCCGGATGGGAATGAGTAGAAGAAAAAGTTTTATGTATGGTCAGGCGTCAGCATTGGTAGAGCCAGTTGCAGGAGTTTTAGGAGCAATTGCAGTTACTTTTTTTACGCCGTTGTTGCCGTATGCTTTGGCATTCGCTGCGGGAGCTATGATTTTTGTAGTAGTAGAAGAGGTAATCCCAGAAACACAACAGGATAAAAATACTGATATAGCTACTTTAGGGTTTATTGGAGGATTTATTGTGATGATGATGTTGGACGTTGCTTTAGGTTAA
- a CDS encoding FeoB-associated Cys-rich membrane protein has translation MIQEILAFGILLFALTFLIRKYFWKKKSDKNCGNGDCGCN, from the coding sequence ATGATTCAAGAAATTTTAGCCTTTGGAATACTCCTATTTGCCCTTACTTTTTTAATTCGAAAGTATTTTTGGAAGAAAAAATCAGACAAAAATTGTGGTAATGGCGATTGCGGTTGTAATTAA
- the feoB gene encoding ferrous iron transport protein B, with amino-acid sequence MLSSHNINVALIGNPNVGKTSVFNQLTGLNQQVGNYPGITVEKKIGFCRLPNNYKANILDLPGTYSLNASSIDENVVIELLLNKNDKLYPDVALVVTDVENLKRNLLLFTQIKDLEIPTILVINMADRMKHKGISLDVPFLEEKLKTKIALISSRKGTGIEELKQLIVSYKSIPKEPCLNASIIDEEYFESLRKTFPNQLLYKLWLVITQDVNFLNLDRNEIRNSYTKSHSDLKRLQQKETIKRYQFINDVLKEGLKIDTSIAKDFRSVLDRVLTHKVWGYAIFFFILFGIFQSIFEWSKIPMDFIDSSFASLSALASEKLPAGVLTNLIAQGIIPGIGGILIFIPQIAFLFMFISILEESGYMSRVVFLMDKIMRKFGLSGKSIVPLISGTACAIPAIMATRNIENWKERLITILVTPFTTCSARLPVYAIIIALVIPEKRVFGIVNMQGLTLMLLYLLGFGMAIFSAYILNKILKIKGKTYFIVEMPNYKLPMFKNVAINVIEKTKAFIFGAGKIILAISIVLWFLASYGPGEKFKNAEKIVIEKNQAKPLSTSELRNAIASQKLENSYIGLMGKTIEPVISPLGYDWKIGVAIISSFAAREVFVGTLATIYSVGDSNNDTTIRNKMQAEIHPETGQKIFNFASGISLLLFYAFAMQCASTIAITKKETNSWKWPLGQLLFMSSLAYLVALIAFQILN; translated from the coding sequence ATGCTAAGCAGTCACAACATCAATGTAGCACTAATTGGAAATCCTAACGTAGGGAAAACTTCGGTATTTAACCAACTCACAGGATTGAACCAACAAGTGGGAAATTATCCCGGCATTACGGTGGAGAAGAAAATCGGTTTTTGTAGATTACCTAATAATTACAAAGCCAACATTCTTGATTTGCCTGGTACCTACAGTTTGAATGCGAGTTCCATTGATGAAAATGTGGTGATTGAGTTGTTGTTGAACAAAAACGACAAATTGTACCCAGACGTTGCTTTGGTGGTGACCGATGTCGAAAATTTAAAGCGAAATCTACTCCTTTTTACCCAAATAAAAGACTTAGAAATCCCAACCATTCTAGTCATCAATATGGCTGACAGAATGAAACACAAGGGGATTTCTCTTGATGTTCCTTTTCTAGAAGAAAAACTAAAAACAAAAATAGCTTTAATTAGCTCCAGAAAAGGTACTGGAATTGAAGAGCTAAAACAACTCATCGTCAGCTACAAATCGATTCCGAAAGAACCGTGTTTGAACGCTTCTATAATAGACGAAGAATATTTTGAGTCATTACGCAAAACATTCCCGAATCAATTATTATATAAACTATGGTTGGTAATTACTCAGGACGTTAACTTCTTGAATTTGGATCGAAACGAAATTCGTAATTCGTATACCAAATCCCATTCTGACCTAAAACGATTACAACAAAAAGAAACCATAAAACGCTATCAGTTCATCAATGATGTGCTGAAAGAAGGATTAAAAATTGACACCAGTATTGCCAAAGATTTTCGTTCTGTTTTGGACCGAGTGTTAACACACAAAGTTTGGGGTTATGCGATTTTCTTTTTTATACTTTTCGGGATTTTTCAATCCATTTTTGAATGGTCTAAAATTCCGATGGATTTTATTGACTCTTCATTTGCCTCTTTGAGTGCTTTGGCTAGCGAAAAATTACCTGCTGGGGTATTGACTAATTTAATTGCGCAAGGTATCATCCCAGGCATTGGAGGCATCCTAATTTTTATTCCGCAAATTGCCTTCCTTTTTATGTTCATTTCTATTTTAGAAGAAAGTGGGTACATGAGTCGGGTGGTGTTTTTGATGGATAAAATTATGCGGAAATTTGGCTTGTCAGGTAAAAGTATTGTCCCGCTAATTTCGGGCACAGCTTGTGCCATTCCTGCAATTATGGCGACTCGAAATATTGAAAACTGGAAAGAACGACTCATCACTATCTTAGTAACCCCATTCACTACCTGTTCGGCTAGGCTACCTGTTTACGCCATTATTATTGCTTTAGTTATCCCTGAAAAACGCGTTTTTGGAATCGTTAATATGCAAGGTTTGACTTTAATGCTATTGTATCTTTTGGGCTTTGGAATGGCTATATTTTCGGCCTACATTTTGAATAAAATTTTAAAAATAAAAGGCAAAACCTACTTTATTGTAGAAATGCCTAATTACAAATTACCGATGTTCAAAAATGTAGCCATCAATGTAATTGAGAAAACAAAAGCATTCATTTTTGGAGCAGGAAAAATTATCCTTGCTATTTCTATCGTGTTATGGTTTTTAGCCTCTTATGGTCCAGGTGAAAAATTTAAAAATGCAGAAAAGATTGTAATCGAGAAAAACCAAGCCAAGCCACTCAGTACTTCTGAATTACGAAATGCCATCGCTTCGCAAAAATTAGAAAATTCCTATATCGGATTGATGGGTAAAACCATTGAGCCTGTAATTTCACCTTTGGGTTACGATTGGAAAATTGGCGTAGCGATTATTAGTTCATTTGCGGCAAGAGAAGTATTTGTAGGAACACTCGCGACCATTTATAGTGTAGGCGACAGCAACAACGATACAACCATTAGAAATAAAATGCAGGCAGAAATCCATCCTGAAACAGGCCAAAAGATATTCAATTTTGCCTCAGGAATTTCGCTACTATTGTTCTATGCTTTTGCCATGCAATGCGCCAGTACCATTGCCATTACTAAAAAAGAAACCAACTCTTGGAAATGGCCTTTAGGGCAATTACTATTCATGAGTAGCTTAGCCTATCTAGTAGCTTTGATTGCTTTTCAGATTCTAAATTAA
- a CDS encoding FeoA family protein — translation MQTTLNTLKKGEKATIKEFDVDAVPLKLLEMGCLPGNVVELLQIAPFGDPLYLNINGSHVAIRVETAKEIEVDVIENN, via the coding sequence TTGCAAACCACATTAAATACTCTCAAAAAAGGCGAAAAAGCAACCATCAAAGAATTTGATGTAGATGCTGTTCCATTGAAATTATTAGAAATGGGTTGTTTGCCAGGAAATGTGGTTGAATTGCTCCAAATAGCCCCTTTTGGCGACCCCTTGTATTTGAATATCAACGGTTCGCATGTAGCCATTCGAGTGGAAACAGCCAAAGAAATCGAAGTAGATGTAATTGAAAACAACTAA
- a CDS encoding SCO family protein: MKAFLYRYRIFFGVLIVFSIVTISLFYSALKPKKTLPIYNPADVNPELVDSAVQYVSKYHTIADFSFVNQNGKTITQKDYEGKIYVADFFFTTCGSICPKMTTNLEEVQKAIINNPKVMLLSHTVFPETDSVPVLKQYAINHHVNDSKWNLVTGDKKAIYSMARKSYLAVKLGKPSELYDMVHTENFVLVDQKRRVRGFYDGTNKEDVQRLIEDIAFLSEQ; the protein is encoded by the coding sequence ATGAAAGCATTTTTATACAGATATAGAATTTTCTTTGGCGTACTAATTGTATTTTCAATTGTTACTATTTCTTTGTTTTATTCGGCTTTAAAGCCTAAAAAAACCTTACCCATCTACAACCCTGCTGATGTGAATCCAGAGTTGGTGGATAGTGCGGTACAATATGTGAGTAAATACCATACGATTGCTGATTTTTCTTTTGTGAACCAAAATGGAAAAACCATTACTCAAAAGGATTATGAAGGTAAAATTTATGTTGCCGATTTCTTTTTCACCACCTGCGGTTCGATTTGTCCAAAAATGACCACTAATTTAGAGGAAGTACAAAAAGCGATTATCAACAATCCTAAAGTCATGTTGCTTTCTCACACCGTTTTCCCTGAAACGGATAGTGTTCCTGTTTTAAAACAATATGCTATAAATCATCATGTCAACGACAGCAAATGGAATCTTGTGACAGGTGATAAAAAAGCTATTTATTCTATGGCTAGAAAATCCTATTTAGCTGTTAAACTAGGCAAACCGTCAGAGCTATATGATATGGTACACACCGAAAATTTTGTACTGGTAGACCAAAAAAGACGTGTTCGTGGATTCTACGACGGAACAAATAAAGAAGACGTTCAGCGCCTGATCGAAGACATTGCTTTTTTGTCAGAACAATAA
- a CDS encoding M13 family metallopeptidase — protein sequence MKKTVKSAVLFVISVLFAVVGSQAQTTKQPGINVNFMDQKVKPSTDFFRFVNGTWLDNTQIPNDKTRWGSFDELRQKTDEDALAILKEASKNPVYKSYTDQGKAINLYKSIMDTVSRNKNGYAPLKPYLAKINAVKNTADLQALLTKMAPVGGLGFFGVGIGVDAKNSNRNVINVGPGSLGLPDRDYYVSEDADSKEKRAKYVLHVAKMLQMIGEKPAEAQSQAEKILALETAMSKPRFDRVERRDRRKSYNPMTVKDLQKLTPSINWDGYLTQIGLPKTDSLIVSQPKYLTALEGILKENKVEDWKAYMRWTLLNKSASQLSTQLERANWEFYGKTLTGAVKQRPLEERALQVINGAIGEALGKLYVEKKFPAEAKAKAEKMIKNVFLAFENRINNLVWMSQETKKSAIAKLQKSRIKIGYPDKWEDYSALVIKAPAEGGTYFENVKNLSQWSFNENLAELKKPVDKEKWGMSPQTVNAYYNPSYNEIVFPAAILQPPFYNYQADEAVNYGGIGAVIGHEISHGFDDSGARYNADGNLVDWWTADDLKQFTALTGALAAQYSALQPLPGTFVDGKFTLGENIGDLGGVNAAYDGLQLYLKANGNPGLIDGYTPEQRFFISWATIWRSKMRDEALKSQVKTDPHSPGMYRAYVPLQNVDTFYEAFNIQPTDGMYLAPEKRVKIW from the coding sequence ATGAAAAAAACAGTTAAGAGTGCCGTTTTATTTGTAATTTCTGTATTGTTTGCTGTAGTTGGGAGCCAAGCTCAAACCACGAAACAACCAGGAATTAATGTAAATTTCATGGATCAAAAAGTGAAACCAAGCACTGATTTTTTCCGTTTTGTCAATGGAACTTGGTTAGACAATACTCAAATTCCTAATGATAAAACACGTTGGGGTAGTTTTGATGAATTACGTCAGAAAACCGATGAAGATGCATTAGCTATATTAAAGGAGGCGTCTAAAAACCCGGTTTACAAATCGTATACAGACCAAGGTAAAGCGATTAACCTGTACAAATCTATAATGGATACTGTTAGTAGGAATAAGAATGGATATGCTCCATTAAAACCCTACTTGGCGAAAATTAATGCGGTAAAAAACACGGCCGATCTACAAGCTTTGTTAACTAAAATGGCTCCTGTAGGGGGTCTTGGGTTTTTTGGTGTTGGTATTGGAGTTGATGCTAAAAACAGTAATAGAAATGTTATCAATGTGGGTCCAGGTAGTTTAGGATTGCCTGACAGAGATTACTATGTTTCAGAAGATGCTGATTCGAAAGAAAAACGAGCTAAGTATGTACTTCATGTGGCTAAGATGTTGCAAATGATTGGTGAAAAACCAGCCGAAGCACAGTCTCAGGCAGAAAAGATTCTAGCTCTTGAAACCGCAATGTCAAAACCACGATTTGATAGAGTGGAACGAAGAGACCGAAGAAAATCATATAATCCAATGACGGTTAAAGATTTGCAAAAACTAACACCTTCAATTAATTGGGATGGGTATTTAACACAAATAGGATTGCCTAAAACCGATTCATTAATTGTGTCTCAGCCAAAATACTTAACTGCTTTAGAAGGTATTCTAAAAGAAAATAAAGTAGAAGATTGGAAAGCATATATGCGTTGGACACTTTTAAATAAGTCAGCAAGTCAATTATCAACCCAATTAGAAAGAGCAAATTGGGAATTTTATGGAAAAACCTTAACAGGAGCTGTAAAACAAAGACCTCTTGAAGAGCGTGCACTTCAGGTTATTAATGGTGCTATTGGGGAAGCCTTGGGTAAATTGTATGTAGAGAAAAAATTCCCAGCTGAAGCAAAGGCTAAAGCAGAGAAAATGATTAAAAATGTATTTTTAGCTTTTGAGAATAGAATTAATAATTTGGTTTGGATGTCTCAAGAGACCAAGAAAAGTGCGATTGCTAAATTGCAAAAATCAAGAATCAAAATTGGTTATCCAGACAAATGGGAAGATTATTCTGCACTAGTAATCAAAGCACCAGCTGAGGGAGGAACGTACTTTGAAAACGTAAAAAACCTTTCGCAATGGTCGTTCAATGAAAATTTAGCGGAATTGAAAAAACCGGTTGATAAAGAAAAATGGGGAATGTCTCCACAAACAGTAAATGCGTATTACAATCCTTCGTATAACGAAATTGTATTCCCAGCAGCGATTTTGCAACCGCCATTTTACAATTACCAAGCAGATGAAGCCGTTAATTATGGTGGAATTGGAGCTGTAATCGGGCACGAGATTTCTCATGGATTTGACGATTCAGGTGCAAGATACAATGCTGATGGTAATTTAGTAGATTGGTGGACAGCAGACGATTTGAAACAATTTACAGCTCTAACTGGAGCTTTGGCAGCACAATATAGTGCATTACAACCCTTGCCTGGAACTTTTGTAGATGGTAAATTTACTTTAGGAGAAAACATAGGTGATTTAGGAGGAGTAAATGCAGCGTATGATGGGTTGCAATTGTATTTGAAAGCCAATGGAAATCCAGGATTAATCGATGGATACACTCCAGAACAACGCTTCTTTATTTCGTGGGCTACAATCTGGCGTTCAAAAATGAGAGACGAAGCCTTGAAAAGCCAAGTTAAAACAGATCCGCATTCTCCAGGAATGTACCGCGCTTACGTGCCTTTACAAAATGTAGATACCTTTTATGAAGCCTTCAACATTCAGCCTACTGACGGAATGTATCTTGCTCCTGAAAAGCGAGTTAAAATTTGGTAA